A genomic stretch from Falco biarmicus isolate bFalBia1 chromosome 17, bFalBia1.pri, whole genome shotgun sequence includes:
- the CASC3 gene encoding protein CASC3 isoform X2 has product MADRRRQRASQDSEDDSDSAASDSADSAASAARSRSGSGSGSPRPPHRPPRGAAGALSAGPRGRGAESAAGGAAKSAPESECESEDGIEGDAVLSDYESAEDSEAEEEDYSEEESAKVELKQDSNDSCESAAKAEKGDDKPDSKGAVTGERQSGDGQESTEPVENKVGKKVPKHLDDDEDRKNPAYIPRKGLFFEHDLRGQTQEEEVRPKGRQRKLWKDEGRWEHDKFREDEQAPKTRQELIALYGYDIRSAHNPDDIKPRRMRKPRFGSSPQRDPNWSNERPNKPPRHQGADSTSAPPRTFTNRSSAGTGRMPPPRNYPRMGGYKETRPSYRASEASVQHLSRNGEQAKQESNYRAKRAEQTPPRDKSPEVEAAHVHSSPVKEEVALENQATAADAAQPPPDRPIEKKSYSRARRTRIKAGDAGKLADEVPASEGLTPVPPKPVQAETSPPPAKSSNWESPVESSLDGLEQEMTQMNLTEQNWTPGQSQFLQPRELRGIPNHMHVGTGPPPQFNRMEEMAVQGGRVKRYSSQRQRPPVPEPAPPMHISIMEGHYYDPLQFQGPIYTHSENPAPLPPQGMIVQPEMHLPHPGLHPHQTPAPMANPGLYPPPVSMPPGQPPPQQLLAPTYFSPPGVMNFGNPGYPYPPGALPPPPPPHLYSNTQAQSQVYGGVTYYNTVQQQVQPKPSPPRRTSQPVTIKPPPPELLVTGGKQGSS; this is encoded by the exons ATGGCGGaccggcggcggcagcgcgccTCGCAGGACAGCGAGGACGACTCGGACTCGGCCGCCTCCGACAGCGCCGACTCGGCCGCCAGCGCCGCCCGCTCCCGCTCGGGCTCCGGCTCGGGCTCGCCCCGGCCGCCGCAccgcccgccgcggggagcCGCCGGGGCCCTCagcgcggggccgcggggccgcggggccgagagcgcggccggcggggccgccaAGAGCGCGCCCGAGTCCGAGTGT gaAAGCGAGGATGGCATCGAAGGAGATG CTGTACTGTCCGATTACGAAAGCGCAGAGGACTCGGAG gcagaggaagaggattACAGTGAGGAAGAAAGTGCCAAAGTGGAACTGAAGCAGGATAGTAATGATTCTTGTGAGTCAGCAGCAAAAGCGGAGAAAGGGGATGACAAACCTGACTCCAAAGGTGCTGTAACTGGTGAGAGGCAAAGTGGGGACGGGCAG GAGAGCACCGAACCTGTGGAGAataaagttggaaaaaaagttcCCAAGCATCTGGATGACGATGAGGATCGGAAGAACCCGGCTTACATCCCCCGCAAAGGGCTCTTCTTTGAGCATGACCTCCGAGGGCAGACGCAGGAGGAGGAGGTCAG GCCGAAGGGTCGTCAGCGGAAGCTGTGGAAGGACGAGGGTCGCTGGGAGCACGACAAATTCCGGGAGGATGAGCAGGCTCCCAAGACCAGGCAGGAGCTGATCGCGCTTTATGGCTACGACATCAGGTCAGCTCACAACCCCGATGACATCAAGCCCAGGAGGATGCGCAAACCAAG GTTTGGGAGTTCTCCTCAACGAGACCCAAACTGGTCCAACGAGAGGCCAAATAAGCCCCCAAGGCACCAAGGTGCAGACAGCACTTCAGCTCCCCCACGAACCTTCACAAACAGGAGCTCTGCAGGTACGGGGAGGATGCCCCCACCTAGGAACTACCCACGAATGGGGGGCTACAAAGAGACCCGTCCAAGCTACCGAGCTTCGGAAGCAAGCGTACAGCATCTGTCTCGAAACGGCGAACAAGCCAAACAGGAGAGCAACTATCGAGCGAAGCGTGCAGAGCAAACCCCACCGAGAGACAAGTCACCCGAGGTGGAAGCAGCTCATGTCCACAGCAGCCCTGTGAAGGAGGAGGTCGCTTTGGAAAACCAAGCCACGGCTGCTGATGCTGCACAGCCACCACCAGACAGACCAATTGAAAAGAAGTCTTATTCCCGGGCAAGAAGGACCAGAATCAAAGCTGGGGATGCAGGGAAGCTGGCAGATGAAGTTCCTGCTTCGGAAGGGCTGACTCCTGTGCCTCCAAAACCCGTGCAAGCCGAGACGTCCCCCCCACCAGCAAAGAGCAGTAACTGGGAGTCGCCGGTAGAATCCAGCTTGGATGGACTGGAGCAAGAGATGACCCAAATGAATCTCACTGAGCAGAACTGGACTCCGGGGCAGTCTCAGTTCCTGCAGCCCCGGGAGCTGAGGG GTATTCCTAACCATATGCACGTTGGAACTGGGCCACCGCCTCAGTTTAACAGGATGGAGGAAATG GCGGTGCAGGGGGGGCGCGTGAAACGCTACTCATCGCAGCGGCAGAGACCGCCAGTGCCGGAGCCTGCCCCCCCCATGCACATCAGCATCATGGAAGGGCACTACTATGACCCAC TGCAATTCCAGGGACCAATCTACACCCACAGTGAGAAcccagccccgctgccgccccAAGGGATGATCGTACAGCCAGAAATGCACCTCCCTCATCCAG GTTTACATCCCCACCAGACGCCAGCCCCCATGGCAAACCCTGGGCTGTACCCTCCGCCAGTCTCCATGCCCCCGGGCCAGCCCCCGCCGCAGCAGCTGCTTGCACCAACTTACTTCTCCCCTCCTGGAGTCATGAATTTTGGGAATCCTGGCTACCCCTACCCCCCAGGAGCACTGCCCCCTCCGCCCCCTCCTCATCTCTATTCCAACACGCAG GCCCAGTCCCAGGTGTACGGAGGGGTCACGTACTACAACACTGTCCAGCAGCAAGTGCAGCCCAAGCCTTCGCCACCTCGAAGGACATCCCAGCCTGTGACTATCAAGCCACCACCTCCTGAG CTTCTCGTTACAGGTGGTAAGCAGGGTTCCAGTTAA
- the MSL1 gene encoding LOW QUALITY PROTEIN: male-specific lethal 1 homolog (The sequence of the model RefSeq protein was modified relative to this genomic sequence to represent the inferred CDS: inserted 3 bases in 3 codons; deleted 3 bases in 3 codons), with translation MERRVQLVKKDSEXEKHRIFQGFEVDEKPEVEVCEKLPLECPQDLLEPPPTLQPKHFPYGRNGKGHKRKPTFGSTERKTPVKKLVSEFSKVKSKTLKHSPGKEESGGSLSETVCKRELRSQETPXKPRSLLETPLRASAPPKGPGAHPKEKSFSSEADDLPYLSTTEMYLCRWHQPPPSPLPLREPSPKKEETVAIPSWRDHVVEPLRDPNPSDLLENLDDSVFSKRHAKLEXDEKRRKRWDIQRIREQRILQRLQLRMYKRKGIQESEPEVTSFFPEPDDVESLLITPYLPVVAFGRPLPKLTPQNFELPWLDERSRCRLEMQKKQTPHRTCRK, from the exons ATGGAAAGGCGAGTGCAGCTGGTGAAGAAGGACAGCG CGGAGAAGCACCGCATCTTCCAGGGCTTTGAGGTGGACGAGAAGCCGGAGGTGGAGGTGTGCGAGAAGCTGCCGCTGGAGTGTCCCCAGGACCTGCTGGAGCCCCCCCCGACCCTGCAGCCCAAGCACTTCCCCTATGGCAGGAATGGGAAGGGGCACAAAAG GAAGCCCACGTTTGGGAGCACGGAGAGGAAGACG CCTGTTAAAAAACTGGTGTCCGAGTTCTCGAAAGTGAAGAGTAAAACTCTAAAGCACTCCCCGGGGAAGGAGGAATCGGGCGGCTCCTTGTCCGAAACTGTTTGTAAACGAGAACTGCGGAGCCAAGAGACTC AAAAACCCAGGTCGCTCCTGGAGACCCCGCTCCGAGCCTCGGCACCGCCAAAGGGCCCCGGTGCCCAC CCCAAGGAGAAGAGCTTCAGCAGTGAGGCAGACGACCTGCCCTATCTCTCAACCACGGAAATGTACTTGTGCCGCTGGCACCAGCCGCCCCCGTCACCGCTGCCGTTGCGGGAGCCTTCTCCAAAGAAGGAGGAGACTGTGGCAA TTCCGTCTTGGAGGGACCATGTCGTGGAGCCCCTGAGAGACCCCAACCCCTCGGACCTTCTGGAG AACCTGGATGATAGCGTCTTTTCCAAACGGCACGCCAAGCTGG CTGATGAGAAACGAAGGAAAAG GTGGGACATCCAGCGGATCAGGGAACAGAGAATTCTCCAGCGGCTGCAGCTCCGAATGTACAAAAGGAAAGGGATTCAGGAGTCGGAGCCTGAAGTTACCTCATTTTTCCCTGAGCCAGATGACG TGGAAAGCTTGCTCATCACCCCCTACCTGCCTGTCGTCGCCTTTGGCCGGCCCTTACCAAAACTGACCCCACA GAACTTCGAGCTGCCCTGGCTGGACGAGCGCAGCCGGTGCCGCCTGGAGATGCAGAAGAAGCAGACC CCGCACCGGACCTGCCGGAAGTAG
- the CASC3 gene encoding protein CASC3 isoform X1, with the protein MADRRRQRASQDSEDDSDSAASDSADSAASAARSRSGSGSGSPRPPHRPPRGAAGALSAGPRGRGAESAAGGAAKSAPESECESEDGIEGDAVLSDYESAEDSEAEEEDYSEEESAKVELKQDSNDSCESAAKAEKGDDKPDSKGAVTGERQSGDGQESTEPVENKVGKKVPKHLDDDEDRKNPAYIPRKGLFFEHDLRGQTQEEEVRPKGRQRKLWKDEGRWEHDKFREDEQAPKTRQELIALYGYDIRSAHNPDDIKPRRMRKPRFGSSPQRDPNWSNERPNKPPRHQGADSTSAPPRTFTNRSSAGTGRMPPPRNYPRMGGYKETRPSYRASEASVQHLSRNGEQAKQESNYRAKRAEQTPPRDKSPEVEAAHVHSSPVKEEVALENQATAADAAQPPPDRPIEKKSYSRARRTRIKAGDAGKLADEVPASEGLTPVPPKPVQAETSPPPAKSSNWESPVESSLDGLEQEMTQMNLTEQNWTPGQSQFLQPRELRGIPNHMHVGTGPPPQFNRMEEMAVQGGRVKRYSSQRQRPPVPEPAPPMHISIMEGHYYDPLQFQGPIYTHSENPAPLPPQGMIVQPEMHLPHPGLHPHQTPAPMANPGLYPPPVSMPPGQPPPQQLLAPTYFSPPGVMNFGNPGYPYPPGALPPPPPPHLYSNTQAQSQVYGGVTYYNTVQQQVQPKPSPPRRTSQPVTIKPPPPEDSKGEKSKERSNT; encoded by the exons ATGGCGGaccggcggcggcagcgcgccTCGCAGGACAGCGAGGACGACTCGGACTCGGCCGCCTCCGACAGCGCCGACTCGGCCGCCAGCGCCGCCCGCTCCCGCTCGGGCTCCGGCTCGGGCTCGCCCCGGCCGCCGCAccgcccgccgcggggagcCGCCGGGGCCCTCagcgcggggccgcggggccgcggggccgagagcgcggccggcggggccgccaAGAGCGCGCCCGAGTCCGAGTGT gaAAGCGAGGATGGCATCGAAGGAGATG CTGTACTGTCCGATTACGAAAGCGCAGAGGACTCGGAG gcagaggaagaggattACAGTGAGGAAGAAAGTGCCAAAGTGGAACTGAAGCAGGATAGTAATGATTCTTGTGAGTCAGCAGCAAAAGCGGAGAAAGGGGATGACAAACCTGACTCCAAAGGTGCTGTAACTGGTGAGAGGCAAAGTGGGGACGGGCAG GAGAGCACCGAACCTGTGGAGAataaagttggaaaaaaagttcCCAAGCATCTGGATGACGATGAGGATCGGAAGAACCCGGCTTACATCCCCCGCAAAGGGCTCTTCTTTGAGCATGACCTCCGAGGGCAGACGCAGGAGGAGGAGGTCAG GCCGAAGGGTCGTCAGCGGAAGCTGTGGAAGGACGAGGGTCGCTGGGAGCACGACAAATTCCGGGAGGATGAGCAGGCTCCCAAGACCAGGCAGGAGCTGATCGCGCTTTATGGCTACGACATCAGGTCAGCTCACAACCCCGATGACATCAAGCCCAGGAGGATGCGCAAACCAAG GTTTGGGAGTTCTCCTCAACGAGACCCAAACTGGTCCAACGAGAGGCCAAATAAGCCCCCAAGGCACCAAGGTGCAGACAGCACTTCAGCTCCCCCACGAACCTTCACAAACAGGAGCTCTGCAGGTACGGGGAGGATGCCCCCACCTAGGAACTACCCACGAATGGGGGGCTACAAAGAGACCCGTCCAAGCTACCGAGCTTCGGAAGCAAGCGTACAGCATCTGTCTCGAAACGGCGAACAAGCCAAACAGGAGAGCAACTATCGAGCGAAGCGTGCAGAGCAAACCCCACCGAGAGACAAGTCACCCGAGGTGGAAGCAGCTCATGTCCACAGCAGCCCTGTGAAGGAGGAGGTCGCTTTGGAAAACCAAGCCACGGCTGCTGATGCTGCACAGCCACCACCAGACAGACCAATTGAAAAGAAGTCTTATTCCCGGGCAAGAAGGACCAGAATCAAAGCTGGGGATGCAGGGAAGCTGGCAGATGAAGTTCCTGCTTCGGAAGGGCTGACTCCTGTGCCTCCAAAACCCGTGCAAGCCGAGACGTCCCCCCCACCAGCAAAGAGCAGTAACTGGGAGTCGCCGGTAGAATCCAGCTTGGATGGACTGGAGCAAGAGATGACCCAAATGAATCTCACTGAGCAGAACTGGACTCCGGGGCAGTCTCAGTTCCTGCAGCCCCGGGAGCTGAGGG GTATTCCTAACCATATGCACGTTGGAACTGGGCCACCGCCTCAGTTTAACAGGATGGAGGAAATG GCGGTGCAGGGGGGGCGCGTGAAACGCTACTCATCGCAGCGGCAGAGACCGCCAGTGCCGGAGCCTGCCCCCCCCATGCACATCAGCATCATGGAAGGGCACTACTATGACCCAC TGCAATTCCAGGGACCAATCTACACCCACAGTGAGAAcccagccccgctgccgccccAAGGGATGATCGTACAGCCAGAAATGCACCTCCCTCATCCAG GTTTACATCCCCACCAGACGCCAGCCCCCATGGCAAACCCTGGGCTGTACCCTCCGCCAGTCTCCATGCCCCCGGGCCAGCCCCCGCCGCAGCAGCTGCTTGCACCAACTTACTTCTCCCCTCCTGGAGTCATGAATTTTGGGAATCCTGGCTACCCCTACCCCCCAGGAGCACTGCCCCCTCCGCCCCCTCCTCATCTCTATTCCAACACGCAG GCCCAGTCCCAGGTGTACGGAGGGGTCACGTACTACAACACTGTCCAGCAGCAAGTGCAGCCCAAGCCTTCGCCACCTCGAAGGACATCCCAGCCTGTGACTATCAAGCCACCACCTCCTGAG GACAGCAAAGGTGAAAAATCAAAGGAGAGGAGCAACACGTAG
- the CASC3 gene encoding protein CASC3 isoform X3: MADRRRQRASQDSEDDSDSAASDSADSAASAARSRSGSGSGSPRPPHRPPRGAAGALSAGPRGRGAESAAGGAAKSAPESECESEDGIEGDAVLSDYESAEDSEAEEEDYSEEESAKVELKQDSNDSCESAAKAEKGDDKPDSKGAVTGERQSGDGQESTEPVENKVGKKVPKHLDDDEDRKNPAYIPRKGLFFEHDLRGQTQEEEVRPKGRQRKLWKDEGRWEHDKFREDEQAPKTRQELIALYGYDIRSAHNPDDIKPRRMRKPRFGSSPQRDPNWSNERPNKPPRHQGADSTSAPPRTFTNRSSAGTGRMPPPRNYPRMGGYKETRPSYRASEASVQHLSRNGEQAKQESNYRAKRAEQTPPRDKSPEVEAAHVHSSPVKEEVALENQATAADAAQPPPDRPIEKKSYSRARRTRIKAGDAGKLADEVPASEGLTPVPPKPVQAETSPPPAKSSNWESPVESSLDGLEQEMTQMNLTEQNWTPGQSQFLQPRELRGIPNHMHVGTGPPPQFNRMEEMAVQGGRVKRYSSQRQRPPVPEPAPPMHISIMEGHYYDPLQFQGPIYTHSENPAPLPPQGMIVQPEMHLPHPGLHPHQTPAPMANPGLYPPPVSMPPGQPPPQQLLAPTYFSPPGVMNFGNPGYPYPPGALPPPPPPHLYSNTQAQSQVYGGVTYYNTVQQQVQPKPSPPRRTSQPVTIKPPPPEVVSRVPVNLSF; encoded by the exons ATGGCGGaccggcggcggcagcgcgccTCGCAGGACAGCGAGGACGACTCGGACTCGGCCGCCTCCGACAGCGCCGACTCGGCCGCCAGCGCCGCCCGCTCCCGCTCGGGCTCCGGCTCGGGCTCGCCCCGGCCGCCGCAccgcccgccgcggggagcCGCCGGGGCCCTCagcgcggggccgcggggccgcggggccgagagcgcggccggcggggccgccaAGAGCGCGCCCGAGTCCGAGTGT gaAAGCGAGGATGGCATCGAAGGAGATG CTGTACTGTCCGATTACGAAAGCGCAGAGGACTCGGAG gcagaggaagaggattACAGTGAGGAAGAAAGTGCCAAAGTGGAACTGAAGCAGGATAGTAATGATTCTTGTGAGTCAGCAGCAAAAGCGGAGAAAGGGGATGACAAACCTGACTCCAAAGGTGCTGTAACTGGTGAGAGGCAAAGTGGGGACGGGCAG GAGAGCACCGAACCTGTGGAGAataaagttggaaaaaaagttcCCAAGCATCTGGATGACGATGAGGATCGGAAGAACCCGGCTTACATCCCCCGCAAAGGGCTCTTCTTTGAGCATGACCTCCGAGGGCAGACGCAGGAGGAGGAGGTCAG GCCGAAGGGTCGTCAGCGGAAGCTGTGGAAGGACGAGGGTCGCTGGGAGCACGACAAATTCCGGGAGGATGAGCAGGCTCCCAAGACCAGGCAGGAGCTGATCGCGCTTTATGGCTACGACATCAGGTCAGCTCACAACCCCGATGACATCAAGCCCAGGAGGATGCGCAAACCAAG GTTTGGGAGTTCTCCTCAACGAGACCCAAACTGGTCCAACGAGAGGCCAAATAAGCCCCCAAGGCACCAAGGTGCAGACAGCACTTCAGCTCCCCCACGAACCTTCACAAACAGGAGCTCTGCAGGTACGGGGAGGATGCCCCCACCTAGGAACTACCCACGAATGGGGGGCTACAAAGAGACCCGTCCAAGCTACCGAGCTTCGGAAGCAAGCGTACAGCATCTGTCTCGAAACGGCGAACAAGCCAAACAGGAGAGCAACTATCGAGCGAAGCGTGCAGAGCAAACCCCACCGAGAGACAAGTCACCCGAGGTGGAAGCAGCTCATGTCCACAGCAGCCCTGTGAAGGAGGAGGTCGCTTTGGAAAACCAAGCCACGGCTGCTGATGCTGCACAGCCACCACCAGACAGACCAATTGAAAAGAAGTCTTATTCCCGGGCAAGAAGGACCAGAATCAAAGCTGGGGATGCAGGGAAGCTGGCAGATGAAGTTCCTGCTTCGGAAGGGCTGACTCCTGTGCCTCCAAAACCCGTGCAAGCCGAGACGTCCCCCCCACCAGCAAAGAGCAGTAACTGGGAGTCGCCGGTAGAATCCAGCTTGGATGGACTGGAGCAAGAGATGACCCAAATGAATCTCACTGAGCAGAACTGGACTCCGGGGCAGTCTCAGTTCCTGCAGCCCCGGGAGCTGAGGG GTATTCCTAACCATATGCACGTTGGAACTGGGCCACCGCCTCAGTTTAACAGGATGGAGGAAATG GCGGTGCAGGGGGGGCGCGTGAAACGCTACTCATCGCAGCGGCAGAGACCGCCAGTGCCGGAGCCTGCCCCCCCCATGCACATCAGCATCATGGAAGGGCACTACTATGACCCAC TGCAATTCCAGGGACCAATCTACACCCACAGTGAGAAcccagccccgctgccgccccAAGGGATGATCGTACAGCCAGAAATGCACCTCCCTCATCCAG GTTTACATCCCCACCAGACGCCAGCCCCCATGGCAAACCCTGGGCTGTACCCTCCGCCAGTCTCCATGCCCCCGGGCCAGCCCCCGCCGCAGCAGCTGCTTGCACCAACTTACTTCTCCCCTCCTGGAGTCATGAATTTTGGGAATCCTGGCTACCCCTACCCCCCAGGAGCACTGCCCCCTCCGCCCCCTCCTCATCTCTATTCCAACACGCAG GCCCAGTCCCAGGTGTACGGAGGGGTCACGTACTACAACACTGTCCAGCAGCAAGTGCAGCCCAAGCCTTCGCCACCTCGAAGGACATCCCAGCCTGTGACTATCAAGCCACCACCTCCTGAG GTGGTAAGCAGGGTTCCAGTTAATTTGAGtttctaa